From one Melioribacteraceae bacterium genomic stretch:
- a CDS encoding fibronectin type III domain-containing protein, whose protein sequence is MMKVKFLLVLSVFILFSCVENVTDSTSTRPTIRIISPTSGDTVQIGYNLIVYEASDYTGGQGLDQFEVIIESVNGRFVEVYEADQGSNTDIYLNVDSTLLGTKIDYFVNVRNVEGTYATSEVQKGLPVVLTLEAPPAPTNLIFTKISTGSGNLSWDDNSKTEDNYELWRRVGTTEEYNLYKTLPQNTISFNDNGLSELLVYYYKVRAINKYGESPFSNEISSKGGEAFNLQAVALGANQILLTWESDEVNILGFKIQRTNPTTGNYEQIAVVAPSVREYTDKSLLASTTYSYRIASFTSTSQSAWSNVASATTASADVPAPTNLIAEFDSEERKVIVRWTDNTDQEIGTYVERREGNTGNFVQIGNTTADINIFKDSTYNTETTYYYRARHRTVQGFYTPYSNIDDVYIPLLPPSKPTTLQIYEVLGSSNQFSLVWTDNSNDEDGFTVFIKVGSSGTYTSYANFAAKSGTGIYGTTISVPDANSNEYFFKVRAFKGNLNSDFSNEVSTRGNTGTIVLTIPSNAITPNTAVLLWQDIFENEFVYFIERKRLSWPSESEFSVVGTIGGAVNSGATISYTDRNLDPNTQYVFRVRALLNTQQYSNYSNEVTITTPFN, encoded by the coding sequence ATGATGAAAGTTAAATTCTTACTCGTACTTTCAGTTTTTATACTGTTTTCTTGTGTAGAAAACGTAACTGACTCAACATCAACCAGACCGACAATTCGAATAATCAGCCCAACTTCAGGAGACACTGTGCAAATTGGTTATAATTTAATAGTGTATGAAGCATCGGATTATACAGGTGGTCAAGGTTTGGACCAGTTTGAGGTAATTATTGAAAGTGTAAATGGAAGGTTTGTTGAAGTCTATGAAGCTGATCAAGGATCTAATACTGATATCTATTTAAATGTAGATTCAACTTTACTCGGTACTAAAATCGATTATTTTGTGAATGTCCGAAATGTTGAAGGCACTTATGCTACCAGTGAAGTTCAAAAAGGATTACCTGTTGTTCTAACATTGGAAGCACCTCCGGCGCCAACCAATTTAATTTTTACAAAAATATCAACAGGTTCGGGTAATCTATCTTGGGATGATAATTCAAAAACCGAAGATAATTACGAACTTTGGAGAAGAGTTGGTACTACCGAAGAATATAATTTATATAAAACCTTGCCGCAAAATACAATCAGTTTTAATGATAATGGATTATCAGAGCTTCTAGTTTATTATTATAAAGTAAGAGCAATCAATAAATATGGTGAATCTCCTTTTAGTAATGAAATAAGCTCAAAAGGCGGAGAAGCGTTTAATTTACAAGCTGTAGCTTTAGGCGCAAATCAAATATTACTTACTTGGGAAAGCGATGAAGTAAACATACTCGGATTTAAAATTCAGCGGACAAATCCAACGACTGGAAATTATGAGCAAATAGCAGTGGTTGCCCCTTCAGTAAGAGAATATACTGATAAGAGTTTACTTGCTAGTACAACATACTCATATAGAATAGCATCTTTTACAAGCACATCTCAAAGTGCTTGGTCAAATGTTGCTTCAGCAACAACAGCATCGGCGGATGTACCGGCTCCCACTAATCTAATTGCAGAGTTTGATTCTGAAGAAAGGAAAGTAATTGTTCGCTGGACTGACAATACAGATCAAGAAATTGGAACTTATGTAGAAAGACGTGAGGGAAATACCGGCAACTTTGTTCAAATAGGCAATACAACTGCGGATATAAATATATTTAAAGATTCCACTTATAATACAGAGACCACTTATTATTATAGAGCTCGTCATAGAACAGTTCAAGGATTTTATACTCCGTACAGCAATATTGACGATGTATATATTCCACTTTTGCCGCCATCAAAACCTACAACATTACAGATTTATGAAGTGCTGGGAAGTAGCAACCAGTTTTCTCTAGTATGGACAGATAATTCAAATGATGAGGATGGTTTTACTGTTTTTATTAAAGTCGGTAGTTCCGGAACATATACTTCATATGCAAATTTTGCAGCTAAATCAGGAACTGGAATATATGGAACAACAATATCAGTTCCTGATGCAAATTCTAACGAATACTTTTTTAAAGTCAGAGCATTTAAGGGAAATCTTAACTCAGATTTCTCAAATGAAGTTAGTACAAGAGGAAATACGGGAACAATTGTCCTAACAATTCCTTCAAATGCTATAACTCCGAATACTGCAGTTTTATTATGGCAAGACATTTTTGAAAATGAGTTTGTTTACTTTATTGAAAGGAAACGATTGTCCTGGCCTTCTGAAAGTGAATTTAGTGTTGTTGGAACAATCGGTGGTGCGGTAAATTCCGGAGCTACAATATCATATACTGATCGTAATTTGGATCCAAACACTCAATATGTGTTTCGTGTAAGAGCTTTACTTAACACTCAACAATACTCTAATTACTCAAATGAAGTAACAATAACAACTCCTTTTAACTAA
- a CDS encoding glycosyltransferase, protein MQNRLQKYKIALDNRERKEPKRNEGRDKLRAIIISGLVSLFLLIVILVTLPLTVLSWSGLFVYSSIVALVIFLFVLLFRYFSILVMAYLYITKYSVEDKEGYYPFVSIIVPVYNEGKILRSSIESLLDIDYPNYEIIVVNDGSTDNTAAVAEEVVGYQQGRSALVKVSLINKPNGGKSKALNAGIQYSEAEFVLCMDGDSQLSSNTLKMGVRHFVDPNVGAVAGNVKVENRKKVLTDLQALEYVEGLNMPRSAQGFLRMVNIIPGPIGIFRKSALRDAGYYSSDTFAEDADITLKILEKGWKISYEPNAIAYTEAPSKLHQLLKQRYRWTRGILQAIRKHRKHIYNPTVNFNNTLILWSMFYEALVWPAMNIFANLFFIIAAFYGMSSLVFFWWVGIMLLDMMAAIYCIAAEREEFRLVPYSIVYRLIFILLIDITKAMATVEEFLGISMTWGKLERSGVGSTTKSINKPDSGVRYKKV, encoded by the coding sequence ATGCAAAATCGACTTCAAAAATATAAAATAGCTCTTGATAATAGAGAGCGTAAAGAACCAAAACGAAATGAGGGCAGAGATAAATTAAGAGCAATCATTATATCAGGATTGGTTTCACTCTTTTTATTAATTGTAATTTTAGTAACACTTCCGCTTACAGTTCTGTCTTGGAGTGGTTTATTTGTATATTCTTCCATCGTTGCACTCGTAATTTTTCTATTCGTTTTACTCTTTAGGTACTTTTCGATATTAGTAATGGCTTACCTTTATATCACTAAATATTCGGTTGAAGACAAGGAAGGCTATTATCCATTTGTTTCCATCATTGTCCCCGTATATAATGAAGGAAAGATTTTAAGAAGTTCAATCGAGTCATTGCTTGATATTGATTATCCAAACTATGAAATAATTGTGGTTAATGATGGTTCAACTGACAACACGGCCGCGGTAGCAGAAGAAGTAGTTGGTTATCAACAGGGAAGATCGGCACTTGTAAAAGTTTCATTAATCAACAAACCGAATGGTGGTAAATCAAAAGCGCTTAATGCAGGTATTCAATACTCTGAAGCTGAGTTTGTATTGTGCATGGATGGTGATTCTCAACTATCATCTAATACATTAAAGATGGGTGTTAGACATTTTGTAGATCCCAATGTCGGAGCTGTTGCTGGAAACGTAAAAGTTGAAAATCGTAAAAAAGTTTTAACTGATCTTCAGGCACTTGAGTATGTTGAAGGTCTTAATATGCCAAGAAGTGCGCAGGGCTTTTTAAGAATGGTCAATATTATCCCGGGTCCAATCGGAATATTTAGAAAAAGTGCACTCAGGGATGCCGGTTATTATTCAAGTGATACTTTTGCGGAAGATGCTGACATTACTCTTAAAATATTAGAAAAAGGTTGGAAGATAAGTTATGAACCTAATGCAATAGCTTATACGGAAGCTCCATCAAAATTACATCAACTCTTAAAACAAAGATATCGTTGGACAAGAGGAATTTTACAAGCTATAAGAAAGCATAGAAAACATATATATAACCCAACAGTTAATTTTAACAATACTCTTATACTTTGGTCAATGTTTTATGAAGCCTTAGTTTGGCCTGCGATGAATATTTTTGCTAATCTGTTTTTTATTATTGCTGCATTCTACGGTATGTCAAGTTTAGTCTTTTTCTGGTGGGTCGGTATTATGTTGTTGGATATGATGGCCGCAATTTATTGTATTGCTGCTGAAAGAGAAGAATTTAGACTTGTACCTTACTCAATTGTGTATCGGTTGATTTTTATTTTGCTTATCGACATCACAAAAGCGATGGCTACAGTTGAAGAGTTTTTAGGTATCAGTATGACTTGGGGAAAATTAGAACGTTCCGGAGTCGGGTCAACAACAAAGTCTATCAATAAACCGGATAGCGGTGTTAGATATAAAAAAGTTTAA
- a CDS encoding tetratricopeptide repeat protein, producing MKRRALQHMQAGRYGEAIDQLNKFIAQNAREGEGYNLRGLCYEQREEYQLSVLDLRRATRLDATNQEYRNNLERVLNTWHQILYQRIDGYQREIAIDPINPFNYLEVGKSYRWLEEWAIAELWYDRYLERDNNASPDEIIRYTEILSHTGSIRKGEIKLAEWVQRHPDDWRLWSRYGYFTMWLGNFQNAERAFRTALSFKPFFKEAEDGLDLALRQGYLTRESPRSFEREEYPIDRYYRVLRNNPNDDGARYALIDYLMQEKRYEEAYQQLLYLAPNHEGTSTFESLRERITTTREEYYTAKIDTALGILKEDPTDREALIQMVDYYSNMEDYEPVEELLNEYLELIPNDDELRFRLAKVYSYQRKLPEAYEQILIALENNPNNPDYLLLAGQIPVWDDSDLDAAEERLEKVLQFQPSNINAIITLGTLNFQQQEFETAQIYNQRAMSLAPDNPDAQQLNSMLELHFIREEENRRFERLNEGRTLAMNGYYNDAIPYYEEYFSEVTPTTDLKYELADVYVGAERYYDAINMYDEALAESYDLEMDKLRAKVMYWSDDASRALPEFERLTQEDPYDTEIQLYLGDTYSKLEMFDSARTVYNNMLDNNLGQPELVEERIGWLPIRPEDESFFTQGIRYLGSYLLTYMVVQPVAYVFIDDLDFHYNYFGGNLETSFLPYLSGGVTWMRGRLENDFGGFNYTAFKGNLFIRPIDDLLFRFSYGEMYSPGIVRTPIVEAGVKYDYKHKEGYSYGVDLSYTRTDASTILYSPGLVFTRLTGELANLKGYYEFETNIKLDLTYQLIRTKEGSAILTNGLTIIPENLGNNFIGRIGRKFYPNLLIGYEYLFSDFKYTVPVYYSPQDFNQHSVFAEWMILKNELWEIMVAGKLGYIPQSDYVVRELSGRIYYNISDTFRLMATGFVSNSFREQSGYTSASASISALWSIY from the coding sequence ATGAAACGACGTGCACTACAGCACATGCAAGCCGGACGTTATGGCGAGGCTATTGATCAGTTAAATAAATTTATCGCACAAAATGCTCGTGAGGGAGAAGGTTATAATTTACGCGGTCTTTGTTATGAACAACGCGAAGAATATCAACTTTCTGTCCTTGATTTAAGGAGAGCAACAAGGCTGGATGCAACAAATCAAGAATACAGAAATAATCTGGAAAGAGTTTTAAATACATGGCACCAAATTTTATATCAAAGAATCGATGGTTATCAAAGAGAAATTGCAATTGATCCCATCAATCCATTTAACTACTTAGAAGTTGGTAAATCATATCGATGGTTGGAAGAATGGGCAATAGCCGAATTATGGTATGACAGGTATTTGGAGCGCGATAATAATGCATCTCCTGATGAAATCATACGATACACAGAAATATTATCACATACTGGTTCGATTCGCAAAGGAGAAATAAAATTAGCCGAATGGGTACAAAGACATCCCGATGATTGGCGCCTCTGGAGTCGTTATGGTTATTTTACAATGTGGTTGGGAAACTTTCAAAATGCTGAACGAGCATTCAGAACTGCACTAAGTTTTAAACCGTTCTTTAAAGAAGCTGAAGACGGATTAGATTTAGCATTACGACAAGGATATTTAACAAGAGAATCTCCGCGTTCTTTCGAAAGAGAGGAATATCCTATTGATAGATATTACAGGGTTCTAAGAAATAATCCTAACGATGATGGAGCTCGTTACGCATTAATTGATTATTTAATGCAAGAAAAACGATATGAAGAAGCTTATCAGCAATTACTTTATTTAGCCCCAAACCATGAAGGTACATCAACTTTTGAATCTTTGAGAGAACGAATAACAACAACAAGAGAAGAGTATTATACCGCAAAAATTGATACTGCCCTTGGTATTCTAAAGGAAGATCCAACGGATAGAGAAGCACTCATTCAAATGGTTGATTATTATTCGAACATGGAAGATTACGAACCTGTGGAAGAATTATTAAATGAGTATTTAGAATTAATCCCAAATGATGATGAACTTCGATTCAGGCTTGCAAAAGTATATTCATATCAACGCAAACTTCCTGAAGCTTATGAGCAAATTTTAATAGCCTTAGAGAATAATCCGAATAACCCGGATTATTTACTATTGGCCGGACAAATTCCTGTTTGGGATGACTCTGATTTGGATGCTGCCGAAGAAAGACTTGAAAAGGTATTGCAATTTCAACCAAGTAACATAAACGCTATTATTACACTCGGTACATTGAATTTTCAACAGCAAGAATTTGAGACTGCCCAAATATACAATCAACGCGCGATGTCATTAGCTCCGGATAATCCTGATGCCCAACAATTAAATTCAATGCTTGAATTACATTTTATTCGAGAAGAAGAAAATAGACGTTTCGAAAGATTGAATGAAGGTAGAACACTAGCTATGAATGGTTATTATAATGATGCCATTCCTTATTATGAAGAATACTTTAGTGAAGTCACCCCTACAACTGACTTAAAATATGAACTAGCAGATGTTTATGTAGGTGCTGAAAGATATTATGATGCGATAAATATGTACGATGAAGCATTAGCGGAATCTTATGACCTGGAGATGGACAAGCTTCGTGCAAAGGTAATGTATTGGAGTGATGATGCCTCTAGAGCGTTGCCCGAGTTTGAACGCTTGACTCAAGAGGATCCGTATGATACGGAAATTCAACTTTATCTTGGTGATACTTATTCAAAATTGGAGATGTTTGATAGCGCCAGAACCGTTTACAATAATATGCTTGATAATAATTTAGGACAACCCGAATTAGTTGAAGAAAGAATAGGGTGGCTGCCAATTCGACCCGAAGACGAAAGCTTTTTTACTCAAGGTATAAGATATCTAGGAAGTTATCTCTTAACGTATATGGTTGTGCAACCTGTAGCTTACGTTTTTATTGACGATCTAGATTTTCATTACAATTACTTCGGCGGAAATTTAGAAACTAGTTTCCTCCCATATTTAAGTGGTGGTGTTACTTGGATGCGAGGAAGATTAGAAAATGATTTTGGTGGGTTTAACTATACTGCCTTTAAAGGAAATTTATTTATTAGACCAATCGATGATTTGCTATTCCGTTTTAGCTATGGTGAAATGTATTCACCGGGCATTGTGCGTACCCCGATTGTCGAAGCTGGTGTTAAATATGATTATAAACATAAGGAAGGATATAGTTACGGTGTTGATTTATCATATACTCGTACTGATGCCTCAACCATTTTATATTCTCCTGGTTTAGTATTTACACGGTTAACCGGTGAACTTGCCAACTTAAAAGGATATTATGAATTTGAAACTAATATCAAGCTTGATCTTACTTATCAATTAATTAGAACGAAAGAGGGTAGTGCAATTCTAACAAATGGACTAACAATTATTCCTGAAAATTTGGGGAATAATTTTATTGGTAGAATTGGAAGAAAATTTTATCCGAATCTTTTGATAGGTTATGAATATTTATTCTCAGATTTCAAGTATACAGTTCCAGTCTATTATAGTCCCCAAGATTTTAATCAACATAGTGTATTCGCTGAATGGATGATTCTTAAAAACGAATTATGGGAAATAATGGTTGCCGGTAAACTTGGCTATATTCCACAAAGTGATTACGTAGTTAGGGAATTATCCGGACGAATTTATTACAATATTTCTGACACATTTCGTCTAATGGCAACCGGATTTGTAAGCAATTCATTTAGAGAACAATCCGGATATACATCCGCTTCTGCGTCAATAAGCGCGCTCTGGTCAATCTATTAG
- a CDS encoding RAD55 family ATPase, translated as MSSSIRLISSGFNFLDKKWGGIYRGGSYMLIGPRKSGRTLLGLQFALEAAKSQEVCLYFTTMRPKDLMIQAASLNFDIQSYMNQNLIIVVRVAPPNEVYDTPNPDDYLVEYMNDIITVVNQYNPQRIIFDELTPFIGFRNLEMMKDSFLKTLEHIEERDVSSLFIIGEPATEKAEEIVDSLAQFVTGLIYLRKSGKKLEDRFHGGQVIISPNVGHTEGQFSSEYKIEPYKGVTTDYKRREETKVVTERTVNDEYSKFSSIKKSNGNGHHSSDAGGYTNVYTYNDFQLILNNQIALYKSTGQTFNIVSFKLDPTAISKGLLTLNQLQNAIRLSSDKKDKICAFDNKVLVLLVKSSSKNVISLIQNVQSNLPSTDFDYLNAIQEYISIFSIEVDETIDNAESLIKHAIEADRNMGNPYTPLTKFNE; from the coding sequence ATGAGTTCTAGTATCCGATTAATATCATCTGGTTTTAACTTTTTAGATAAAAAGTGGGGTGGGATATACCGCGGCGGTAGTTATATGCTTATTGGACCAAGAAAATCAGGCAGAACATTACTTGGTTTGCAGTTTGCATTAGAAGCAGCTAAGTCGCAGGAAGTTTGCCTTTATTTTACCACTATGCGTCCGAAAGATTTAATGATTCAAGCAGCTTCATTAAATTTTGATATTCAGTCATACATGAACCAAAATCTCATAATTGTAGTCCGAGTTGCCCCTCCAAATGAAGTTTATGATACTCCTAATCCGGACGATTATTTAGTTGAATATATGAATGACATTATCACGGTTGTTAATCAATATAATCCACAGAGAATTATATTTGATGAATTAACTCCCTTTATAGGTTTCCGAAATTTAGAAATGATGAAAGATTCATTTTTAAAAACGCTTGAACATATTGAAGAGAGAGATGTTAGCAGCTTATTTATTATAGGTGAACCTGCAACCGAAAAAGCAGAGGAGATAGTAGATTCGCTTGCACAGTTTGTTACAGGATTAATCTATTTGCGAAAGTCTGGCAAAAAGTTAGAAGATCGTTTTCATGGCGGGCAAGTTATAATTAGCCCGAATGTCGGTCATACAGAAGGTCAATTTTCATCGGAATATAAAATTGAACCCTACAAAGGGGTAACAACTGATTACAAGAGACGCGAAGAAACAAAAGTAGTAACCGAAAGAACTGTAAACGATGAATACTCGAAATTTTCATCAATAAAAAAATCAAATGGAAATGGGCATCATTCTTCTGATGCAGGCGGTTATACTAATGTCTATACCTATAATGATTTTCAGTTGATTCTTAATAACCAAATTGCACTTTACAAAAGTACCGGTCAAACTTTTAATATTGTCTCATTCAAGCTAGATCCTACGGCAATTAGTAAGGGCTTATTAACATTGAATCAATTGCAAAATGCAATTCGTCTATCTAGTGACAAGAAAGATAAAATTTGTGCTTTTGATAATAAGGTACTAGTTTTATTGGTAAAAAGTAGTTCAAAGAATGTGATTTCGCTTATTCAAAATGTTCAAAGTAATTTACCGAGCACAGATTTTGATTACTTGAATGCAATACAAGAATATATTTCTATTTTCTCAATAGAAGTTGATGAAACAATAGATAACGCAGAGAGTTTGATAAAACATGCTATTGAAGCAGATAGAAATATGGGGAACCCATATACTCCGCTCACAAAATTCAATGAATAA
- a CDS encoding glycoside hydrolase family 9 protein, with translation MKNFITKARLGLVFFLLIINIVSAQVYFRLNQLGYLPNDIKTAIILSDNELQGREFVVKNQNGKISDRGIIKQSIGEYGNFRYIYEIDFTLLSSIGKYYIQIADFRSPKFSIDHRLYNSITDAVLSFYKVQRCGYTSPVGHEICHIADATSLIENGVNKKTSIDVTGGWHDAGDYTKFLNTTAFTTYMLLFAYDFDPVKFGFDNNRNNIPDILEEAKIGLDWLIRASYNSKFITQVQDEDDQTVGWRMPEDDPLQFDRPAFVGIGKNLIGIYVATLSLASRIWQETLRYNSFAEKCLTLAENYYSLRNNVPNISGAGTGVYIDKSFEGKMALGAVELYLSTNRQQLLDEARTYADLAKSDYWWSWGDINALAHYRLSSFDKTHVEFLKNNLEHFHEFSKENVFERGVDVSWGTNHAILGVVLQNIFYEKLTGDKSYSIMASKQRDYILGRNPWGVSFVSDFGEIHTKYFHHQVAHFNGGKIPGAVAAGPIPKSILEERKIEFERPDRFVKFQTEDMVYFDDRMDYISNEPTISSNATALFVFGFFSSR, from the coding sequence ATGAAAAACTTTATCACGAAAGCGAGGCTTGGCCTCGTCTTTTTTTTATTAATAATAAACATAGTATCGGCTCAAGTATATTTCCGTCTAAATCAATTAGGATATTTACCTAACGATATAAAGACTGCAATCATTCTCTCCGATAATGAACTTCAAGGAAGAGAGTTTGTTGTTAAAAATCAGAATGGTAAAATTTCGGATCGTGGTATTATAAAGCAGTCAATAGGGGAGTATGGAAATTTTAGATATATATACGAAATAGATTTTACTTTACTATCCAGTATCGGAAAATATTATATCCAAATTGCGGATTTTAGATCACCAAAATTTTCGATAGATCACCGGTTGTATAATTCAATTACCGATGCTGTACTTTCGTTTTATAAAGTACAAAGGTGTGGTTACACTTCACCAGTAGGACATGAAATTTGTCACATTGCAGATGCCACAAGTCTTATTGAAAATGGTGTTAATAAGAAAACTTCCATTGATGTAACTGGTGGATGGCACGATGCAGGTGATTATACAAAATTTCTAAATACGACCGCATTTACAACCTACATGCTTCTCTTTGCCTATGATTTTGATCCGGTGAAATTTGGGTTTGATAATAATCGTAACAATATACCAGATATTCTAGAGGAAGCAAAAATTGGACTTGATTGGTTAATAAGAGCATCTTACAATTCAAAATTTATAACACAAGTTCAAGATGAAGATGATCAGACAGTTGGATGGAGAATGCCTGAAGATGATCCATTACAATTCGATCGTCCGGCTTTTGTTGGTATAGGTAAAAATTTAATTGGTATTTATGTCGCAACTCTTTCATTAGCAAGTAGAATCTGGCAGGAAACACTCAGGTATAATTCTTTTGCAGAAAAATGTTTAACACTTGCCGAAAATTATTATTCATTAAGAAATAATGTTCCAAACATTTCAGGTGCGGGTACTGGTGTTTATATTGATAAGTCTTTTGAAGGTAAAATGGCATTAGGCGCTGTTGAACTCTATTTATCTACGAATCGGCAACAATTGTTAGATGAAGCAAGAACTTATGCAGATTTAGCAAAATCTGATTATTGGTGGAGTTGGGGCGATATAAATGCTCTGGCTCATTATAGGCTATCATCTTTTGATAAGACGCATGTTGAATTCCTAAAAAATAATCTTGAGCATTTTCATGAATTCAGCAAAGAAAATGTTTTTGAGCGGGGAGTTGATGTTTCTTGGGGAACTAATCATGCAATTCTTGGTGTAGTTTTACAAAATATTTTTTATGAAAAATTAACCGGTGACAAGTCATATTCAATTATGGCTTCAAAACAAAGAGATTATATTTTAGGAAGAAATCCCTGGGGGGTATCATTCGTCTCAGATTTTGGTGAAATTCACACAAAGTATTTTCATCATCAGGTGGCTCATTTTAATGGTGGTAAAATACCCGGAGCAGTAGCTGCAGGGCCAATTCCAAAATCAATATTAGAAGAACGAAAAATTGAATTTGAAAGACCTGATAGATTTGTTAAATTTCAAACAGAAGATATGGTTTATTTCGATGATAGGATGGATTATATCTCTAATGAGCCGACGATTTCTTCTAACGCAACAGCTTTATTTGTTTTTGGCTTTTTTTCATCGAGATAG
- a CDS encoding sterol desaturase family protein produces MAKNYVSNKDETVRMFENDFLEALSRVHWTVPLWLFTPVVLFFLYRGIFTFNISLGTILLYFIIGLFIWTFTEYTLHRFIFHFNAKSKFGKKIHFMFHGVHHDYPKDSRRLVMPPAVSIPLATLFYILFYYIFGPYLVAPFFAGFIVGYIFYDTTHYAIHHFNMKSKFWLAIKNHHMLHHYKHSDKGFGVSQPAWDHVFGTTYPEDTIQK; encoded by the coding sequence ATGGCAAAAAATTATGTTTCGAACAAAGATGAAACAGTCAGAATGTTTGAAAATGATTTTTTGGAAGCTTTATCTAGAGTGCATTGGACTGTACCTTTGTGGTTGTTTACACCTGTTGTTCTATTCTTTCTTTATAGGGGAATTTTTACTTTCAACATCTCGTTAGGCACAATACTGTTATATTTTATAATAGGTTTATTTATTTGGACATTTACAGAGTACACTTTGCATAGATTTATTTTTCACTTTAACGCAAAAAGTAAATTCGGTAAAAAGATACATTTTATGTTTCACGGTGTTCATCATGATTATCCAAAAGATTCAAGAAGATTAGTAATGCCTCCGGCTGTTTCAATTCCACTTGCGACTTTATTCTATATCTTATTCTATTATATTTTTGGCCCTTATTTGGTCGCACCATTTTTTGCAGGTTTTATAGTCGGTTATATTTTTTACGATACTACGCATTATGCTATTCATCACTTTAATATGAAAAGTAAATTCTGGTTGGCTATTAAGAACCACCATATGTTACACCATTACAAACATTCTGATAAAGGATTTGGCGTAAGTCAACCGGCGTGGGATCATGTTTTCGGAACTACATATCCTGAAGATACAATTCAAAAGTAG